Proteins from a single region of Psychrobacter cryohalolentis K5:
- the fur gene encoding ferric iron uptake transcriptional regulator, whose product MASFTNQDLRRAGLKVTLPRIKILELLESAKLHHMSAEEVYKALIEQGEDVGLATVYRVLTQFEQAGIVERHNFENNLSVFEITQEEHHDHLVCDNCGKIVEFHNEVIEEEQLKVAAEHGFKLSGHSLVLYGICDDQACKDSVK is encoded by the coding sequence ATGGCTTCTTTTACCAATCAAGACTTACGTAGAGCGGGTCTAAAAGTAACGTTACCGCGTATCAAAATTCTAGAGCTGCTTGAGAGTGCAAAGCTGCATCATATGAGCGCAGAGGAGGTTTACAAGGCGCTAATTGAGCAAGGCGAGGATGTAGGTTTAGCGACCGTTTATCGCGTGCTGACTCAGTTTGAGCAGGCAGGTATTGTCGAGCGTCACAACTTTGAAAACAATTTATCCGTGTTTGAGATTACTCAAGAAGAGCATCACGACCATCTGGTTTGTGATAATTGCGGTAAGATTGTCGAATTTCATAATGAAGTGATTGAAGAAGAACAGCTTAAAGTAGCAGCAGAGCATGGCTTTAAGTTATCAGGTCACTCATTGGTACTATATGGTATCTGTGATGACCAAGCCTGTAAGGACAGCGTCAAGTAA
- a CDS encoding PilT/PilU family type 4a pilus ATPase, whose amino-acid sequence MDIDKLLQLMINKNGSDLFITADVAPSMKINGKILPVGKTPLTAEQTMRLVKGVMTVNQQKEFDETNECQFAITDQAQQARFRVSAFIQRDMAGMILRKIENKIPTVEELRLPPALKELAMKKRGIILLVGATGTGKSTTLAAMIGHRNQNSHGHIITIEDPIEFVHKHRGCIITQREVGIDTHSFEAGLKNTLRQAPDVILIGEIRNREVMSYAIQYAETGHLVFATLHANNANQAIDRIIHFFETSRHNQLFMDLSLNLQAIIAQQLIPTPDGKGRRAAIEILLNSQLISDYIRKGEVHEIKDVMTRSRDSGMQTFDQALFDLYENGEITYKEAILHADSPNDLRLKIKLSSKNGVANLDEGADSLSLDIT is encoded by the coding sequence ATGGACATTGATAAACTTTTACAATTGATGATTAACAAAAACGGCTCTGACCTTTTTATCACTGCTGATGTCGCCCCTTCCATGAAAATCAATGGCAAAATACTGCCGGTTGGTAAAACGCCTTTAACTGCTGAGCAGACTATGAGGCTGGTTAAAGGTGTCATGACAGTCAATCAGCAAAAAGAGTTTGATGAGACCAACGAGTGCCAGTTTGCGATTACTGATCAGGCGCAACAAGCACGTTTTAGGGTCAGTGCCTTTATACAACGTGATATGGCAGGGATGATTTTACGGAAAATCGAAAACAAAATCCCAACGGTTGAAGAGCTGCGCCTGCCACCAGCATTAAAAGAGCTGGCAATGAAGAAGCGCGGTATTATTTTGCTGGTTGGTGCAACTGGTACGGGTAAATCAACCACCCTTGCAGCAATGATAGGACATCGCAATCAAAACTCTCACGGTCATATTATTACCATAGAAGATCCTATCGAGTTTGTCCATAAGCATCGTGGCTGTATTATTACCCAGCGCGAAGTCGGTATCGATACCCACTCTTTTGAAGCCGGTCTAAAAAACACCTTGCGCCAAGCGCCAGATGTGATTTTGATTGGTGAGATTCGCAATCGTGAAGTCATGAGTTACGCGATTCAATATGCTGAAACGGGGCATTTGGTATTTGCAACGTTGCACGCCAATAATGCCAACCAAGCAATCGACCGCATTATTCACTTTTTTGAGACCAGTCGCCATAATCAATTGTTTATGGATTTATCGCTTAACTTACAAGCCATTATCGCCCAGCAGTTGATTCCAACGCCTGACGGCAAGGGACGCCGGGCTGCTATCGAAATCTTGCTAAACTCACAGCTGATCAGCGACTATATCCGCAAAGGTGAGGTGCACGAAATAAAAGATGTCATGACACGCTCACGTGATAGCGGTATGCAGACATTTGACCAAGCACTGTTTGATCTATATGAAAACGGTGAGATTACTTATAAAGAAGCGATTCTTCATGCAGACTCGCCTAATGATCTGCGCTTAAAAATCAAACTCAGCAGCAAAAATGGCGTGGCAAACTTAGATGAAGGCGCGGATAGTTTATCGTTAGACATTACTTAA
- a CDS encoding type IV pilus twitching motility protein PilT, which translates to MAEQNLSIEDLLRFTVKHKASDLHISAGMPAMIRVDGEMTRINMPDMSHKVVHQLIYDIMNDRQRADFEEFFETDFSFEIPNLARFRVNAFNQNRGAGAVFRTIPSKVLTMEDLGMGEVFKRVSDFKRGVVLVTGPTGSGKSTTLAAMIDYINETRKEHILTIEDPIEFVHESKKSLINQREVHRDTLGFEPALRSALREDPDVILVGELRDLETIRLALTAAETGHLVFGTLHTSSAAKTIDRVIDVFPAAEKDMIRAMLSESLQAVISQTLLRRQTGGRIAAHEIMLGTPAIRNLIRENKIAQMYSSIQTGAGDGMITLDQTLKNLVARGTISKDVARPYAKQPEAFL; encoded by the coding sequence ATGGCTGAACAAAATTTAAGCATTGAAGACTTGCTGCGTTTTACTGTCAAGCATAAGGCTTCAGATTTACATATTTCAGCCGGTATGCCTGCGATGATTCGAGTTGATGGTGAGATGACTCGGATTAATATGCCAGATATGAGCCATAAGGTAGTTCATCAGCTCATTTATGACATCATGAATGATAGACAACGTGCCGACTTTGAAGAGTTTTTTGAAACGGATTTTTCTTTTGAGATTCCAAATCTAGCCCGTTTTCGGGTAAACGCATTTAATCAAAATCGCGGTGCAGGCGCCGTCTTTCGTACAATTCCTTCCAAAGTTCTAACGATGGAAGATCTAGGTATGGGCGAAGTGTTTAAGCGTGTTTCAGACTTTAAACGTGGCGTGGTGTTGGTCACTGGTCCAACCGGCTCAGGTAAGTCGACCACGCTAGCTGCCATGATTGATTATATCAATGAAACCCGTAAAGAGCATATTTTGACTATCGAAGACCCGATTGAATTTGTTCATGAGTCCAAAAAGAGTTTGATTAACCAGCGTGAAGTCCATCGCGATACCTTGGGGTTCGAGCCAGCATTGCGCTCAGCGTTACGTGAAGATCCGGACGTTATTCTGGTTGGTGAGCTACGAGATCTTGAGACCATACGCTTAGCGCTCACTGCCGCTGAAACCGGTCACTTAGTTTTCGGCACTTTGCACACCAGTTCCGCTGCCAAAACCATTGACCGTGTTATTGACGTCTTCCCTGCTGCTGAAAAAGACATGATTCGAGCGATGCTATCAGAGTCACTACAAGCCGTTATCTCGCAAACATTGTTACGTCGTCAAACAGGCGGGCGAATTGCCGCCCATGAGATTATGTTAGGTACGCCCGCTATTCGTAACTTAATACGAGAAAATAAAATCGCTCAAATGTACTCTTCTATCCAAACTGGTGCTGGTGATGGCATGATTACTCTTGATCAAACTCTTAAAAATCTTGTAGCGAGAGGCACAATTAGTAAAGACGTTGCACGACCTTACGCTAAACAGCCTGAAGCATTCTTATAA
- a CDS encoding YggS family pyridoxal phosphate-dependent enzyme, whose protein sequence is MNMSSQQVIKNVAIDLSNNDEAEVQHLTENWQQVKTQVVQACEQTLRAPSSVTLLAVSKTKSAEMVATLARQGQHDFGENYLQEAIEKIQLLREQVGCKHIVWHYIGSIQRNKTRDIAEHFDWVQTLERDIIAKRLNDQRPAELPPLNVLIQINIDNEDSKSGCLPEQLPELLTAIKNYERLQLRGLMIIPAKANTDAFKRTKQLFDDIKRTHPELSQWDTLSMGMSDDMTDAIASGTTMVRVGTAIFGARA, encoded by the coding sequence ATGAATATGTCTTCTCAGCAAGTAATTAAAAATGTCGCAATCGATCTTAGCAATAATGATGAAGCAGAAGTTCAACATCTAACTGAGAACTGGCAGCAGGTAAAGACGCAAGTGGTACAGGCATGCGAACAAACGTTGCGAGCGCCGAGCAGTGTAACTTTGCTTGCGGTGTCCAAAACCAAATCTGCTGAGATGGTGGCAACATTGGCGCGTCAAGGTCAGCATGATTTTGGTGAAAATTATCTACAAGAAGCGATTGAAAAAATACAGTTGCTACGTGAGCAGGTAGGATGTAAGCATATTGTCTGGCACTATATTGGAAGCATTCAGCGTAATAAAACCCGTGATATTGCTGAGCATTTTGATTGGGTACAAACGCTTGAGCGTGACATTATTGCCAAGCGTCTTAACGACCAACGTCCTGCTGAACTGCCACCTTTAAACGTCTTGATCCAAATTAATATTGATAATGAAGACAGTAAGTCGGGATGTCTGCCAGAGCAGCTTCCAGAATTGTTAACAGCAATTAAAAATTATGAGCGTTTGCAATTGCGCGGATTGATGATTATTCCTGCTAAGGCAAATACAGATGCTTTTAAGCGCACCAAACAACTATTTGACGACATTAAGCGTACCCATCCTGAGCTGAGTCAATGGGATACGCTGAGTATGGGTATGAGTGATGATATGACTGATGCGATTGCTAGTGGCACGACCATGGTACGTGTTGGCACGGCGATATTTGGTGCGCGTGCTTGA
- a CDS encoding hemolysin family protein, which produces MSLLTAGVFIFILIALSAIVSSSELALASARKIKLQVMAKEGEVRALDVLNMQEQPGSFITVVQVALNAVAILAGVIGESAISPYLQQLFGNETAASVVSFILVTSVFVLFADLMPKRLAMSNAEPIAVKMVRPMIFFIFIFKPIIWVFDGAANLLFKLIGVSTVRQDEMTSEDIYAVMDAGAEAGVIKRQEHHLIENIFEMQERTVTSVMNPREHIVYFDTKASTEEVVAVMIKQPHNKFLVCNDDDLEHIIGYVESRSFLASVLEQQEVCLTDKALLKPALFIPDTLSLFEVLETFKSTGADFAVIVNEYALVVGVITLKDVMSIVMGELVTLEEQPIVQRTDNSWLIDGMTPIEDVIRSLGMVNLPHSQNYETISGFMMYMLRKIPKKTDCVEYANYRFEIIATDNLKITQLLVTKFDDVI; this is translated from the coding sequence ATGAGCTTGCTAACCGCTGGTGTGTTTATTTTTATATTAATTGCGCTAAGCGCTATCGTTTCTAGTTCGGAGCTGGCGCTTGCCTCCGCCCGCAAAATCAAGTTGCAAGTCATGGCCAAAGAAGGCGAAGTACGAGCACTCGATGTACTCAATATGCAAGAGCAACCCGGCAGCTTTATTACCGTGGTACAAGTGGCGCTCAATGCAGTGGCTATCTTAGCAGGGGTCATTGGCGAGTCAGCCATTAGTCCATATTTACAGCAGCTTTTTGGCAATGAGACTGCCGCGTCGGTGGTGTCATTTATCTTAGTCACCAGTGTGTTTGTGTTGTTTGCAGACTTGATGCCCAAGCGTTTGGCCATGTCCAACGCTGAACCTATCGCGGTCAAGATGGTTCGACCGATGATTTTCTTTATTTTTATCTTTAAGCCGATTATTTGGGTGTTTGATGGGGCGGCAAATTTACTATTTAAACTCATAGGCGTGTCAACCGTACGCCAAGATGAAATGACGTCAGAGGATATTTATGCGGTGATGGATGCAGGTGCGGAAGCTGGTGTTATTAAGCGTCAAGAGCATCATTTGATCGAAAATATCTTTGAGATGCAAGAGCGAACCGTAACCTCAGTCATGAATCCGCGCGAGCATATTGTCTATTTTGATACTAAAGCCAGCACCGAAGAAGTGGTTGCTGTGATGATTAAGCAGCCGCATAATAAATTCTTGGTCTGTAATGACGATGACTTAGAACATATCATCGGTTATGTAGAGTCGCGCAGCTTTTTAGCCTCAGTACTTGAGCAGCAAGAAGTGTGTTTAACAGACAAAGCGTTGCTAAAACCTGCTTTGTTTATTCCCGATACATTATCCTTGTTTGAAGTATTGGAAACATTTAAATCAACGGGTGCAGATTTTGCCGTCATTGTAAATGAGTATGCATTAGTGGTTGGGGTGATCACGCTTAAAGACGTAATGAGCATCGTGATGGGCGAGCTGGTCACCTTAGAGGAGCAACCGATTGTCCAGCGTACAGATAACTCTTGGCTAATTGATGGCATGACGCCCATTGAAGATGTGATTCGCTCATTGGGCATGGTCAATTTACCGCATAGCCAAAATTACGAAACCATTAGCGGTTTTATGATGTATATGCTGCGTAAAATTCCTAAAAAGACAGACTGTGTCGAGTATGCCAATTATCGTTTTGAGATTATCGCCACTGACAATCTTAAAATAACTCAGCTACTAGTGACAAAGTTTGATGATGTGATTTAA
- a CDS encoding NAD+ synthase, translating into MSKDTAKDTDNPNLTASNKGNQASKSQDSVTFALAQSHFLVGDIKANAEKMRTLALQAREQGADVIIFPELALLGYPPQDLLLRPSLSGRIKSALSTLSDIDDIVMIVGYPHVDHHGTFNSAAILHNGHQKGFYHKQILPNYGVFDERRYFDKGRNQVLFDYKGITIGLLICEDLWEKGPIAELKKQGADLIVSLNASPFEIEKQDTRKTMLAKRSRENNLPIVYLNAVGGQDDLVFDGGSMAIQADGSVAHEASRFMNQLLLASFDAKTAKFDTQAKAPLSLSRESEMYQALVVGLRDYVNLSGFTGIIVGLSGGIDSALTLCIAVDALGADKVYAVMMPYEYTSQISLEDAQAQARRLNVSYTVCPIFDAVEGIRHTLAPLFNKSPADTTEENIQARARGVVLMALSNKFGHLVITTGNKSELAVGYSTLYGDMAGGFDVLKDVYKSQVYKLASYRNRLEDTPVIPERVITRPPSAELRPDQKDQDSLPDYDVLDGILMSYIDEDMGYQDIINKGFDADLVAKVIQMVDNSEYKRSQAPIGTKISHKAFGRERRYPLVNKWSIKG; encoded by the coding sequence ATGTCAAAAGACACTGCAAAAGATACTGATAACCCCAACCTTACCGCTTCCAATAAGGGCAACCAAGCTTCAAAATCGCAAGATAGCGTTACGTTTGCCCTAGCCCAATCTCACTTTTTAGTTGGCGATATCAAAGCCAATGCTGAAAAAATGCGCACCCTAGCACTGCAAGCACGCGAGCAAGGTGCTGATGTCATTATTTTCCCAGAGCTGGCCTTATTGGGCTATCCGCCGCAAGATTTGTTGCTACGTCCTAGTCTTTCAGGACGTATCAAAAGCGCGTTGTCTACCCTAAGCGACATCGATGATATCGTCATGATTGTTGGCTATCCGCATGTTGATCATCATGGCACCTTTAACTCAGCCGCTATCTTGCATAATGGTCATCAAAAGGGCTTTTATCATAAGCAAATTTTGCCAAACTATGGCGTATTTGATGAGCGCCGTTACTTTGATAAAGGACGTAATCAAGTCTTATTTGATTATAAAGGTATCACCATTGGTCTGCTGATCTGTGAAGATTTATGGGAAAAAGGTCCTATTGCCGAGCTCAAAAAGCAAGGCGCTGACCTTATTGTGAGCTTAAACGCTTCACCATTTGAGATCGAAAAACAAGATACTCGCAAAACAATGCTGGCCAAGCGTAGCCGTGAAAACAACTTACCTATCGTTTATCTTAATGCCGTTGGCGGTCAAGATGATTTGGTATTTGACGGTGGCTCTATGGCCATTCAAGCAGACGGCAGCGTCGCACATGAAGCCTCACGCTTTATGAATCAGTTACTACTGGCAAGCTTTGATGCAAAAACAGCAAAATTTGATACACAAGCAAAGGCACCTTTATCATTAAGCCGTGAATCAGAGATGTACCAAGCATTGGTCGTAGGGTTGCGTGATTATGTCAATCTTTCAGGGTTTACTGGCATCATCGTTGGTTTATCAGGCGGTATTGATTCAGCATTGACACTATGTATCGCGGTCGACGCACTGGGTGCTGACAAGGTCTATGCAGTCATGATGCCTTACGAATATACCTCGCAAATCAGTTTAGAGGACGCGCAAGCCCAAGCACGCCGTCTCAATGTCTCTTATACCGTTTGTCCTATCTTTGATGCAGTCGAAGGTATCCGTCATACGCTTGCGCCACTATTTAACAAGTCACCTGCTGATACCACCGAAGAGAACATCCAAGCACGTGCACGCGGTGTGGTACTTATGGCATTGTCTAATAAATTTGGGCATTTGGTCATCACGACTGGTAATAAATCAGAGCTAGCTGTTGGCTATTCGACCTTATATGGCGATATGGCAGGCGGTTTTGACGTTTTAAAAGACGTGTATAAGTCACAAGTTTATAAATTGGCCAGCTATCGTAACCGTTTAGAAGATACGCCTGTTATTCCTGAGCGCGTCATTACTCGTCCACCATCTGCTGAGCTACGTCCCGATCAAAAAGACCAAGACAGCTTGCCTGATTATGATGTTTTAGACGGTATCTTAATGTCATATATCGATGAAGATATGGGCTATCAAGATATTATTAATAAAGGGTTTGATGCTGATTTGGTCGCCAAGGTTATCCAAATGGTCGACAATAGTGAATACAAGCGCTCGCAGGCACCAATTGGTACTAAGATTAGCCATAAAGCCTTTGGTCGTGAGCGCCGTTACCCGCTCGTCAATAAATGGTCAATAAAAGGCTAA
- a CDS encoding AI-2E family transporter, protein MIENWTKEFIIQRLLAITLLVVLFVLCFQVVQFFIVPALWAAILAYVTFPIYNFFHQRVRFSSNFSAAIMTVSITLMIGVPLVAGIFILQQEALSLISNLVYRIKVGYLDVPDSVKDLPIIGQQVKDVLWRINKNPEGTLEAFRLWVQSHLYYGKIAFDVVFSSLAKLGMALMTLFFFYRDGTSLVRQIRQALRNIIGNRIDGYIDSVGTTTRAVVYGIGLTALAQALLAGIGYYFASAPSPILMTIVTFIIALIPFGTPFVWGGVSLWLLSQGHTVEGIGLALWGILVISWVDNLIRPIVISGATKIPFIIIFIGVLGGLTAFGFVGLFIGPVVLAIGLAVWREWISQHKNDLFAQQEELDQGKSLIKVDQPSQDTLL, encoded by the coding sequence ATGATTGAAAACTGGACAAAAGAATTTATTATTCAGCGTTTGCTGGCAATCACCTTATTGGTCGTGCTGTTTGTGCTGTGTTTTCAAGTGGTGCAGTTTTTTATTGTACCGGCACTGTGGGCAGCGATTTTGGCGTATGTGACTTTTCCTATTTATAACTTTTTTCATCAAAGAGTCAGATTTAGCTCAAATTTTAGTGCAGCGATTATGACCGTCAGTATTACTTTGATGATAGGCGTGCCCTTGGTAGCCGGTATTTTTATCTTACAGCAAGAAGCGTTAAGCCTGATCAGTAATTTGGTCTATCGTATTAAAGTGGGTTATCTGGACGTGCCTGATTCTGTCAAAGATTTGCCGATAATAGGACAGCAGGTCAAAGATGTGCTTTGGCGCATCAATAAAAACCCTGAAGGGACGCTAGAGGCGTTTCGTCTTTGGGTACAGTCACATCTGTACTACGGAAAAATTGCCTTTGACGTCGTGTTCAGCAGTCTTGCCAAACTTGGTATGGCGCTTATGACGTTGTTCTTCTTTTATCGCGATGGCACCAGTTTGGTTCGCCAAATTCGACAAGCGCTGCGTAATATTATCGGTAATCGTATCGACGGTTATATTGACTCTGTCGGTACTACCACGCGTGCGGTGGTTTACGGTATCGGTCTGACAGCATTAGCACAGGCATTGCTTGCTGGTATCGGCTATTATTTTGCCAGTGCACCGAGTCCTATTTTAATGACGATTGTAACGTTTATCATTGCTCTCATTCCATTTGGTACGCCATTTGTTTGGGGCGGTGTCTCACTTTGGTTATTGAGCCAAGGGCATACGGTTGAAGGTATCGGCTTAGCACTGTGGGGTATTTTAGTGATTAGCTGGGTTGATAACCTTATACGTCCGATTGTTATTAGCGGTGCGACCAAAATTCCTTTTATTATTATCTTTATTGGGGTGTTGGGCGGTCTGACGGCTTTTGGTTTTGTGGGTTTATTTATTGGTCCTGTGGTACTAGCAATCGGACTTGCGGTATGGCGTGAATGGATATCACAGCATAAAAATGATCTGTTTGCCCAACAAGAAGAGCTGGATCAAGGTAAAAGTTTGATTAAAGTGGATCAGCCGAGCCAAGACACACTTTTATAA
- a CDS encoding 4-phosphoerythronate dehydrogenase codes for MKNLTIVADSNIASLDEFFNPVALGQNTEQQVQVIRVAGRDINAQLMADVQPDVLLIRSVTSINESLLSDNNSVKFVGSATIGTDHVDQEYLAERNITFANAAGCSKHSVAQYVVTAILTLRPQYWQQSTKPLTVGIIGLGNIGSTLAQYANDLGWKILGYDPLLATSDINNASLEQVLSQSDIVSLHVPLTDKKDTDAQDAVSNSISNNVSDYPTRHLINAETLTLMSPHTMLINSARGPVIDAAALEADIDATERQVVLDVFEHEPQISESLLSKLAIATPHIAGYTLEGKLRGTQIIYDALCEKLAVLPVLSMHQLLPLNTYLWFELKEHPDRLQKFYDIKKDDAALRNKITNGKVKGSDFDQLRRDYHLRREWQAQTISVTI; via the coding sequence ATGAAAAATCTCACTATTGTGGCTGATAGTAATATCGCAAGCCTTGATGAGTTCTTTAATCCTGTAGCGCTGGGTCAAAATACTGAGCAACAGGTGCAGGTCATACGTGTTGCTGGTCGTGATATCAATGCACAATTAATGGCAGATGTGCAGCCTGACGTTTTGTTGATACGCTCTGTCACTTCAATAAATGAATCACTATTAAGTGATAATAATAGCGTCAAATTCGTTGGTTCTGCGACCATTGGTACTGACCATGTCGATCAAGAATATTTGGCAGAACGCAATATTACCTTTGCCAATGCCGCTGGCTGTAGCAAGCATTCAGTCGCACAATACGTAGTGACTGCTATATTAACTTTACGCCCACAGTATTGGCAGCAATCCACGAAGCCATTAACAGTGGGCATCATCGGACTTGGTAATATCGGTAGTACGCTAGCTCAGTATGCCAATGATTTAGGCTGGAAAATATTGGGTTATGACCCTTTATTAGCCACATCCGATATCAATAACGCTAGTCTTGAGCAGGTATTGAGCCAAAGCGACATAGTAAGTTTACATGTTCCTTTAACGGATAAAAAAGATACGGATGCGCAAGATGCAGTTAGCAACAGCATTAGCAATAATGTCAGCGATTATCCAACGCGTCATTTAATTAATGCAGAAACTTTGACACTGATGTCGCCGCATACTATGCTGATTAATAGTGCGCGCGGACCTGTGATTGATGCCGCTGCCCTCGAAGCCGATATCGATGCGACTGAACGCCAAGTGGTATTGGATGTGTTTGAACATGAGCCGCAGATTTCTGAGAGTTTGCTATCAAAGCTTGCTATTGCCACTCCGCATATTGCTGGTTATACCTTAGAAGGTAAGCTGCGTGGCACGCAAATTATTTATGATGCCTTATGTGAAAAATTGGCAGTACTACCTGTATTATCGATGCATCAGTTACTACCACTCAATACTTATCTATGGTTTGAGCTAAAAGAACATCCAGACAGATTGCAAAAGTTTTATGACATTAAAAAAGACGATGCGGCATTAAGAAATAAAATAACCAACGGTAAAGTTAAAGGTTCAGATTTTGATCAGTTACGCCGTGATTACCATCTGCGCCGTGAATGGCAAGCACAAACAATCAGTGTGACTATTTAA
- the epmA gene encoding EF-P lysine aminoacylase EpmA, with the protein MSKANSQPLSNLSYAPTMTFAMAQQRAKLMSVIRQFFAMRQVLEVQTPLLSQAGNTDTFLQSVAAQVTYQDKPCTYYLHTSPEFAMKRLLASWQVPIYQICPVFRDNEIGARHNIEFTMLEWYQPNYSLDGLAAELGELLEMVYGHPIIMSHYRYVDAFMDFVGIHPLTASLAALQAVAEDKDLIGFDFNSAESCDSEQDRRQSWLDLLFSHAVEPNLGHDLPTLIIEYPPATAALAKTAIDKEGNKVAKRFELYIKGIEIANAYDELADGQALRERFEQDNKLRGRHNLPQMPIDEHLIAASDDLIPCSGIAVGLDRLLMVLTDATSLEEVISFPSGSA; encoded by the coding sequence ATGAGTAAAGCCAATAGTCAGCCTTTATCTAATCTAAGCTATGCCCCAACGATGACCTTTGCAATGGCGCAGCAGCGTGCAAAATTAATGAGTGTCATTCGTCAGTTTTTTGCTATGCGTCAAGTATTAGAAGTGCAGACGCCGCTATTATCGCAAGCAGGCAATACCGATACCTTTTTGCAATCCGTAGCCGCACAGGTCACGTATCAAGACAAACCTTGTACTTATTATCTGCATACGTCACCTGAGTTTGCCATGAAGCGTTTGCTTGCCAGCTGGCAGGTGCCCATTTATCAAATCTGTCCGGTCTTTCGAGATAATGAGATCGGGGCGCGCCACAATATCGAATTCACCATGCTTGAATGGTATCAGCCAAATTATAGTCTGGATGGTCTGGCAGCAGAGCTTGGTGAATTATTAGAGATGGTCTATGGTCATCCGATAATCATGAGTCATTATCGCTACGTTGATGCTTTTATGGATTTTGTTGGTATTCACCCGCTGACCGCCAGTCTAGCAGCATTACAAGCCGTGGCAGAAGACAAAGATCTGATAGGATTTGATTTTAATAGTGCAGAGAGCTGCGATAGCGAACAAGACCGTCGTCAAAGCTGGCTGGATTTACTATTTAGCCATGCTGTTGAGCCAAATTTGGGTCACGATTTGCCGACATTGATTATTGAATATCCGCCTGCAACAGCTGCTTTAGCAAAAACCGCTATTGATAAAGAGGGGAATAAAGTCGCCAAACGTTTTGAGCTGTATATCAAAGGAATCGAGATTGCCAACGCTTATGATGAGTTAGCAGACGGGCAGGCGTTAAGGGAACGGTTTGAACAGGACAACAAATTGAGAGGGCGTCATAACTTGCCACAAATGCCTATTGATGAGCACTTAATAGCAGCGTCTGATGATTTGATACCTTGTAGCGGGATTGCTGTCGGTTTAGATAGGCTGCTGATGGTATTGACAGATGCAACGAGCTTAGAAGAAGTTATCTCATTTCCTAGTGGTTCGGCTTAG
- a CDS encoding NAD(P)H-binding protein produces MKILVIGASGRVGTDLVKQLLADNHQVIGTTRQEERLFNDDNYSQLDLDITANKDAIQQQIEQDIDAVYFVAGSGGKDVLEVDLHGAVKTMQAADDKGIKRYIMLSTVFSLDTSKWDSLAIENLKEYYICKHYADQWLIHNSSLDYTIVQAGALKERAATGKITINDDNSGENSIEDVATTLAAVLNADNSINTVFSMHNGETNIAEAIAKL; encoded by the coding sequence ATGAAAATTTTAGTAATTGGCGCAAGTGGTCGAGTGGGTACTGATTTGGTTAAGCAACTATTAGCAGATAACCACCAAGTGATCGGTACCACCCGTCAGGAAGAAAGATTGTTTAATGACGATAATTATAGCCAATTAGATTTGGATATCACTGCAAACAAGGATGCAATTCAACAGCAAATTGAGCAAGATATCGATGCCGTATATTTCGTCGCCGGTTCTGGCGGCAAAGACGTCTTAGAAGTAGATTTACATGGGGCGGTCAAAACCATGCAAGCCGCAGATGACAAAGGCATTAAGCGCTATATCATGCTAAGTACTGTCTTTTCATTAGACACCAGTAAATGGGACAGTTTAGCTATTGAAAATTTAAAAGAATACTATATCTGCAAGCATTATGCTGATCAGTGGTTAATCCATAATAGCAGTCTGGATTACACCATCGTACAAGCAGGAGCGTTAAAAGAGCGAGCCGCTACTGGAAAAATTACCATCAATGATGATAATTCTGGTGAGAACTCAATCGAAGATGTCGCAACTACGCTAGCGGCTGTACTTAATGCAGACAATAGCATTAACACCGTATTTAGTATGCATAATGGTGAGACAAACATTGCTGAGGCTATTGCAAAATTATAA